From one Salinibacterium hongtaonis genomic stretch:
- a CDS encoding ABC transporter permease, with translation MPAPPAESQEESRWRKAGRDIAGGSAMISVLSVLIALVVGAIMIAATDERVQETAGYFFARPGDMLSAIWQSVSGAYGALFQGSIYNFRREGFAAGIKPLTETLTFATPLIAAGLGVGLAFRVGLFNIGARGQMLMAAAAAGWVGFGVDLPPVIHVIVAVMAGIIAGALWGGIVGLLRARTGAHEVIVTIMLNFIALYFVAFLLRTPGALQAPGSNNPKTPPMKDSAILPDLFAGYNLHAGFIVVIAATVFVWWLLNRSSMGFKFRAVGENPNAARVAGINVNSVYISAMLIAGGLAGLAGVNQVLGTVTSGFSQGIDAGIGFDAITVALLGRSTPWGIFAAGLLFGAFKAGGFSMQAAEGVPIDIVVVVQSLIVLFIAAPPLVRAIFRLPDPGTGPRRPRPIVTQEVEAK, from the coding sequence GTGCCGGCACCGCCAGCGGAATCGCAGGAGGAGTCGAGGTGGCGCAAGGCTGGCCGCGACATCGCGGGTGGCTCCGCCATGATCTCGGTGCTTTCGGTGCTGATCGCCCTCGTGGTTGGCGCAATCATGATTGCGGCAACAGACGAGCGCGTTCAGGAGACGGCTGGCTACTTCTTCGCCCGGCCCGGTGACATGCTCAGCGCTATCTGGCAGTCGGTTTCCGGCGCCTACGGCGCGCTGTTCCAGGGGTCGATCTACAACTTCCGCCGAGAGGGATTCGCTGCTGGCATCAAGCCGCTCACCGAAACGCTCACGTTCGCCACCCCGCTGATCGCGGCGGGGCTCGGGGTCGGCCTTGCCTTCCGCGTCGGACTGTTCAACATCGGTGCTCGTGGCCAGATGCTCATGGCCGCAGCCGCCGCCGGATGGGTGGGCTTTGGCGTAGACCTGCCCCCCGTCATCCACGTGATCGTGGCGGTCATGGCCGGCATCATCGCGGGCGCCCTCTGGGGCGGCATCGTCGGGCTACTCAGGGCCCGAACCGGTGCACACGAGGTGATCGTCACGATCATGCTCAACTTCATCGCGCTCTACTTCGTGGCCTTCTTGCTGCGCACGCCCGGGGCGCTGCAGGCGCCGGGGTCTAACAACCCCAAGACTCCGCCCATGAAGGATTCGGCGATCCTGCCCGATCTCTTCGCCGGCTACAACCTGCACGCAGGGTTCATTGTGGTCATCGCGGCCACGGTATTTGTATGGTGGCTGCTCAACCGGTCGAGCATGGGATTCAAGTTCCGTGCGGTCGGCGAGAACCCGAATGCTGCGCGAGTCGCTGGCATCAACGTGAACAGCGTTTACATCTCGGCGATGCTCATTGCCGGCGGTCTGGCGGGCCTGGCAGGGGTGAACCAGGTCCTGGGCACTGTGACCTCTGGCTTCAGCCAGGGAATCGACGCGGGCATCGGATTCGATGCGATCACGGTCGCTCTCCTCGGGCGTTCGACCCCGTGGGGCATCTTTGCGGCCGGTCTTCTCTTCGGCGCGTTCAAAGCCGGAGGCTTCTCGATGCAGGCGGCAGAGGGTGTGCCGATCGACATCGTGGTCGTCGTTCAGTCGCTCATCGTGCTCTTCATCGCCGCGCCCCCGCTCGTGCGGGCGATCTTCCGCCTACCCGACCCGGGAACCGGCCCTCGCCGTCCCCGCCCCATCGTCACCCAGGAGGTGGAGGCCAAGTGA
- a CDS encoding ABC transporter permease gives MSIVTTTEPTTEGGTSTAVITSWKVPVILGVFTVIAGVLFLALSRGPESSTFRLSTPSDAIQLPEIVLPTMATCIVITLLLAALTGFAAWTVAQKRRVPLWVSVVFAVLFLIGFLTWAGAGASLPIYGLLIGTVSLSVPLIFGALGGVISERVGVVNIAIEGQLLAGAFASAVIASITGNPYAGLLGAAVAGVLVSFVLAAFAIKYLVDQVIVGVVLNVLVTGLTSFLFSQVLSQDPSALNNPPRFERIAIPFLSEIPIIGPMLFRQTMIVYFMYVAVFLVWFCLFHTKWGLRLRAVGEHPKAADTVGIKVNKLRFWNVSLAGAIVGFGGAYFTLGSVGAFNKEMTAGLGFIALAAVIFGRWDPIKATLAALLFGFASNLQSVLGIIGSPVPSEFMLMLPYIITIFAVAGLVGISRAPAASGKPYIK, from the coding sequence GTGAGCATCGTCACCACGACAGAGCCGACAACCGAAGGCGGGACGTCAACCGCCGTCATCACGAGCTGGAAGGTCCCGGTCATCCTGGGGGTCTTCACCGTAATCGCTGGTGTGCTGTTCCTCGCCCTCAGCCGTGGGCCAGAGTCCAGCACGTTCCGACTGTCGACACCGAGCGACGCGATCCAGCTCCCCGAGATCGTGCTCCCCACGATGGCGACCTGCATTGTGATCACCCTGCTTCTGGCCGCTCTCACCGGCTTCGCGGCCTGGACTGTCGCGCAGAAGCGCCGAGTGCCCCTGTGGGTGTCCGTCGTATTCGCCGTGCTGTTCTTGATCGGGTTTCTCACCTGGGCGGGCGCGGGAGCATCCCTGCCCATCTATGGCCTTTTGATTGGCACAGTGAGCCTGAGTGTTCCGCTGATCTTCGGTGCCCTTGGCGGCGTGATCTCTGAGCGCGTCGGCGTGGTGAACATCGCCATCGAAGGACAGCTGTTGGCGGGAGCATTCGCCTCGGCCGTTATTGCGTCCATCACGGGCAACCCCTATGCGGGTCTGCTGGGTGCCGCCGTGGCCGGCGTGCTCGTATCGTTCGTTCTTGCTGCCTTCGCGATCAAGTACCTCGTGGACCAGGTCATCGTCGGTGTTGTGCTCAACGTGCTTGTAACGGGCCTTACGAGCTTTCTGTTCTCGCAGGTGCTCTCGCAGGATCCGTCAGCGCTCAACAACCCGCCGCGGTTTGAGCGCATCGCCATCCCGTTCCTGAGCGAAATCCCCATCATTGGGCCCATGCTGTTCCGCCAGACGATGATCGTGTACTTCATGTACGTCGCCGTCTTCCTCGTCTGGTTCTGCCTCTTCCACACCAAGTGGGGGCTGCGCCTCCGCGCGGTCGGCGAGCACCCGAAGGCCGCAGACACCGTGGGCATCAAGGTCAACAAGCTCCGCTTCTGGAACGTGTCGCTCGCGGGCGCCATCGTCGGGTTCGGCGGCGCCTACTTCACCCTCGGATCCGTTGGGGCGTTCAACAAGGAGATGACGGCGGGGCTCGGCTTTATCGCCCTCGCCGCCGTGATCTTCGGCCGGTGGGATCCCATCAAGGCGACCCTTGCCGCCCTGCTTTTCGGGTTCGCATCCAACCTGCAGAGCGTGCTCGGCATCATCGGCTCTCCCGTGCCCAGCGAGTTCATGCTCATGCTCCCGTACATCATTACGATCTTCGCGGTCGCCGGTCTCGTGGGGATCTCCCGAGCGCCAGCGGCCTCGGGAAAGCCGTACATCAAATGA
- a CDS encoding cytidine deaminase, which produces MTSVTPESIDWEALRLAATEAMHKAYVPYSKFPVGAAAFADDGRIVSGCNVENASYGLTLCAECALVSGLHMSGGGKLVAFTCVDGNGGILMPCGRCRQLLFEHSTEGMLLQTVSGVKTIDEVIPDAFGPRQLDEYAGQ; this is translated from the coding sequence ATGACCTCGGTGACACCGGAATCCATCGACTGGGAGGCTCTGCGCCTCGCGGCGACGGAGGCGATGCACAAGGCTTATGTGCCCTACTCCAAGTTCCCCGTCGGAGCCGCGGCGTTTGCCGATGACGGCCGCATCGTCAGCGGATGCAACGTGGAGAACGCGTCGTATGGGCTCACCCTTTGCGCTGAATGCGCGCTCGTATCCGGGCTACACATGTCCGGCGGCGGCAAGCTCGTCGCCTTCACGTGTGTCGACGGCAATGGCGGCATTCTCATGCCGTGCGGGCGGTGCCGGCAGCTATTGTTCGAGCACTCGACCGAGGGCATGCTGCTGCAGACGGTTTCGGGCGTCAAGACGATTGACGAGGTCATCCCGGATGCCTTCGGCCCCCGACAGCTTGACGAGTACGCCGGCCAGTAA
- a CDS encoding thymidine phosphorylase — translation MAIEPFDTVDLIRTKRDKGTLSTEQIDWLIDAYTRGYVGDEQMAAMTMAIFLNGMEREEIRDLTLAMIASGERMNFDSLSKVTTDKHSTGGVGDKITLPLAPLVASFGVAVPQLSGRGLGHTGGTLDKLEAIPGWRADLSNDEFFAQLEEVGSVICAAGAGLAPADKKLYALRDITSTVEAIPLIASSIMSKKIAEGTASLVLDVKFGSGAFLKDPARSRELAQTMVALGKDAGVATVALLTNMNVPLGLAIGNANEVRESVEVLAGGGPADVVELTIALAREMLALAGQPDADVEAALKDGRAMDTWNAMIRAQGGDPDAALPVAKETHVVTAPRSGVLVQQEALPFGVAAWRLGAGRARKQDPVQHAAGIDLHAKPGDTVVEGQPLFTLSADEPERFARALEALEGSWRIGDEGDAIDDGGPLIADRIA, via the coding sequence ATGGCCATCGAGCCCTTCGACACCGTTGACCTCATTCGCACCAAGCGCGACAAGGGGACGCTCAGCACGGAGCAGATTGACTGGCTGATCGACGCCTACACGCGTGGCTATGTGGGCGATGAGCAGATGGCCGCTATGACCATGGCGATCTTTCTGAACGGCATGGAGCGCGAGGAGATCCGCGATCTCACCCTCGCGATGATCGCCAGCGGCGAGCGGATGAACTTCGATTCGCTCTCGAAGGTCACGACCGATAAGCATTCCACCGGGGGAGTCGGCGACAAGATCACGCTGCCGTTGGCACCGCTCGTCGCCTCATTCGGAGTGGCGGTCCCTCAGCTCTCCGGTCGCGGGCTTGGCCACACCGGTGGCACTCTCGACAAGCTCGAGGCCATCCCAGGCTGGCGCGCAGACCTGAGCAATGACGAATTCTTTGCGCAGCTCGAAGAGGTAGGTTCGGTGATCTGTGCTGCCGGTGCTGGCCTCGCTCCCGCCGACAAGAAGCTCTATGCCTTGCGCGACATCACGTCGACCGTCGAGGCGATCCCCCTCATCGCGTCGTCCATCATGTCGAAGAAGATCGCCGAGGGCACGGCATCGCTTGTGCTCGACGTGAAGTTCGGCTCGGGGGCCTTCTTGAAGGATCCCGCGCGCAGCCGCGAGCTTGCTCAGACGATGGTGGCCCTCGGCAAGGATGCCGGGGTGGCGACCGTCGCGCTGCTCACCAACATGAACGTGCCGCTCGGCCTGGCCATCGGCAACGCTAACGAGGTTCGGGAGTCTGTGGAGGTGCTCGCGGGCGGCGGCCCGGCCGACGTTGTCGAGCTCACGATCGCGCTCGCGCGCGAAATGCTCGCTTTGGCAGGTCAGCCCGATGCGGATGTCGAGGCGGCGCTCAAGGACGGGCGCGCAATGGACACCTGGAATGCCATGATCCGCGCCCAGGGTGGCGACCCGGATGCCGCGCTGCCCGTCGCCAAGGAAACCCACGTTGTCACCGCTCCGCGCTCCGGGGTTCTCGTTCAGCAGGAGGCGCTGCCGTTTGGCGTCGCCGCCTGGCGGCTCGGGGCGGGCCGCGCACGAAAGCAGGATCCCGTGCAGCACGCTGCGGGCATCGACCTGCATGCCAAGCCCGGCGACACGGTCGTCGAGGGACAGCCGCTCTTCACGCTCTCCGCGGATGAGCCCGAGCGCTTTGCCAGGGCGCTTGAAGCGCTCGAGGGCTCCTGGCGCATTGGCGACGAGGGCGACGCCATCGACGATGGCGGCCCATTGATCGCGGATCGAATCGCCTGA
- a CDS encoding adenosine deaminase has protein sequence MTTAPDDLLLPNGRGNITRLPKVSLHDHLDGGLRPQTIVELADTIGLDLPASDATSLGAWFADSADSGSLVDYLKTFDVTTAVMQTTEGLERVAREFVADLAADGVIYGEIRWAPEQHLTRGLSLDEVVEAVQQGLDAGVQDAQNGGHDIRVGQLVTAMRHADRGLEIAELAVRHRNNGVVGFDFAGAEAGFPPSKARAAFDYLAAHYFPATVHAGEADGLASIQSALVDGRALRLGHGVRLAEDITIDSTDDEATYVTLGVLSQWVKDREIALELSPSSNLQTGAIAAWGDDLIDHPFDLLYQLGFRVTVNTDNRLMSRTTLSRELALLSEAFGYDLDDLERFQLNAAAAAFLPVEERQELAEAISAGFEEA, from the coding sequence ATGACTACTGCGCCTGACGACCTGCTCCTCCCCAACGGTCGGGGCAACATCACCCGGCTCCCCAAGGTGTCGCTCCACGATCACCTCGACGGTGGCCTCCGCCCGCAGACGATCGTCGAACTCGCCGACACGATCGGTCTCGACCTGCCGGCATCCGACGCGACGTCGCTCGGAGCATGGTTCGCCGACAGCGCGGACTCCGGCTCGCTCGTCGACTACCTCAAGACTTTCGACGTGACGACTGCCGTCATGCAGACCACGGAAGGACTTGAGCGTGTCGCCCGCGAGTTCGTTGCCGACCTCGCCGCCGACGGTGTGATCTATGGCGAAATTCGCTGGGCTCCCGAACAGCACCTCACCCGCGGTCTGAGCCTCGACGAGGTAGTCGAGGCCGTGCAGCAGGGGCTGGATGCCGGGGTGCAGGATGCACAGAACGGCGGCCACGACATCCGTGTTGGCCAGCTCGTTACGGCCATGCGCCACGCCGACCGCGGCCTCGAGATCGCAGAGCTGGCCGTGCGTCACCGCAACAATGGTGTGGTCGGCTTCGACTTCGCTGGCGCGGAGGCGGGGTTCCCGCCGAGCAAGGCGCGCGCCGCGTTCGACTATCTCGCCGCCCACTACTTTCCGGCAACAGTGCACGCCGGCGAGGCCGACGGCCTGGCCAGCATCCAGAGCGCCCTCGTTGACGGCCGGGCCCTCCGGCTCGGTCACGGCGTTCGTCTCGCCGAGGACATCACGATCGACAGCACCGATGACGAGGCGACCTATGTCACGCTCGGTGTGCTCTCGCAGTGGGTCAAGGACCGCGAGATCGCTCTCGAACTGAGCCCATCGAGCAACCTGCAGACCGGCGCGATCGCCGCATGGGGCGACGACCTCATCGACCACCCGTTTGACCTGCTGTACCAGCTCGGCTTCCGCGTCACGGTGAACACCGACAACCGCCTGATGAGCCGCACCACTCTGAGCCGCGAACTCGCGCTGCTCAGCGAGGCATTCGGATATGACCTCGATGACCTCGAGCGTTTTCAGCTCAACGCCGCTGCCGCAGCCTTCCTCCCCGTCGAGGAGCGCCAGGAGCTAGCCGAGGCGATCTCGGCGGGCTTCGAGGAAGCCTAA
- a CDS encoding PTS sugar transporter subunit IIA: MALPALSADGVVLRADAADWRAAVRLSGAALVAAGSTRPGYSDEMIRMIEEHGPYVVIAPGLALAHARPGPEVLADGLSVVTLATPVVFGHPHNDPVSVVLGLAIRHSDSHLASVAAIANLFNDSSVIGALMGATSAEQVLDIMRFPE; encoded by the coding sequence ATGGCCCTGCCCGCCCTGTCGGCCGACGGTGTTGTGCTCCGCGCAGACGCCGCAGACTGGCGCGCCGCCGTTCGGCTTTCAGGTGCGGCACTCGTGGCCGCCGGGTCGACCCGCCCCGGCTATTCCGACGAGATGATCCGCATGATCGAGGAGCACGGCCCCTACGTGGTCATCGCCCCTGGGCTCGCGCTGGCCCACGCGCGACCAGGCCCGGAGGTACTCGCAGACGGTCTCTCTGTCGTGACGCTCGCGACTCCTGTGGTCTTTGGGCATCCGCACAACGATCCGGTCTCCGTCGTGCTTGGTCTGGCAATCCGCCACTCCGATTCTCATCTGGCATCGGTTGCGGCCATCGCGAACCTGTTCAACGACTCATCGGTAATCGGCGCTCTTATGGGGGCGACCTCGGCCGAGCAGGTGCTCGACATCATGCGGTTTCCTGAGTGA
- a CDS encoding phospho-sugar mutase, giving the protein MNGGAPEALLDAAIAWRDQDPDAETRAELTTLVDAASAGSESAIAELRSRFDSRLVFGTAGLRGELAAGPNRMNRVLVTQAAAGLAAYLVEHFDSPSIVIGYDGRKNSSIFAQDTAEIMAGAGVRAILLPRMLPTPVLAFAVRHFDVSAGVMVTASHNPPNDNGYKVYLGGASHGSQIVSPADAEIEAHISKVATERTLDSLPRSAEYATADDAVVEEYIRRTVELAPATAAPLSYVYTAMHGVGLEVARRVFLAAGFAEPVLVATQVQPDPAFPTVAFPNPEEPGAMDLAYATATEAGAQLIIANDPDADRLAVAVPDSAEASGWRRLSGNEVGTLLGWRAAEKLSRTGRIGALAASVVSSPALRFIAARYDLPYSDTLTGFKWVSRVDDLAYGYEEALGYLVDPDKVRDKDGISAALDFLALVSELESAGSNLAEHQARFDAEFGAFASSQVSVRVTDTSVIGSTMARLRQTPPTVLGSLAVTSIDDFVNGLDDFAPSDILRISLQGGSRVIVRPSGTEPKLKVYIDAAVAEGPARLRRAAAQTIVDELEQAVRVLVA; this is encoded by the coding sequence GTGAACGGCGGCGCACCCGAGGCGCTCCTCGATGCCGCAATCGCCTGGCGCGACCAAGACCCCGACGCCGAGACTCGCGCCGAGCTGACCACACTTGTTGATGCGGCTTCGGCAGGATCAGAGTCGGCGATCGCCGAGCTGCGTTCCCGCTTTGACTCTCGCCTCGTGTTTGGCACGGCGGGGCTGCGCGGTGAACTTGCCGCGGGGCCCAACCGCATGAACCGGGTTCTCGTAACCCAGGCAGCCGCGGGACTCGCCGCCTACCTCGTCGAGCACTTCGACTCCCCCTCCATCGTGATCGGCTACGACGGGCGCAAGAATTCGAGCATCTTCGCCCAGGACACCGCCGAAATCATGGCGGGGGCCGGGGTGCGGGCCATCCTGCTGCCCCGAATGCTGCCCACTCCCGTGCTCGCTTTCGCCGTTCGCCACTTCGACGTGAGCGCCGGGGTCATGGTCACGGCATCCCACAACCCGCCGAACGACAACGGCTACAAGGTCTACTTGGGCGGGGCATCGCACGGGTCACAGATCGTCTCACCGGCCGACGCCGAAATTGAGGCGCACATCTCAAAGGTCGCCACTGAGCGCACCCTCGACTCCCTGCCGCGCTCCGCGGAGTACGCCACCGCCGACGACGCGGTTGTCGAGGAATACATCCGCCGCACCGTGGAGCTCGCTCCGGCGACGGCCGCGCCCCTCAGCTACGTCTACACGGCAATGCACGGTGTTGGTCTCGAAGTCGCCCGGCGCGTTTTTCTCGCCGCTGGCTTTGCCGAGCCGGTTCTCGTTGCCACCCAGGTGCAGCCTGATCCCGCTTTTCCCACCGTGGCGTTCCCCAATCCCGAGGAGCCGGGGGCCATGGATCTCGCCTACGCCACCGCTACCGAGGCTGGCGCCCAGCTCATCATCGCCAACGACCCGGATGCTGACCGCCTCGCCGTTGCCGTGCCCGACTCTGCCGAGGCGAGCGGGTGGCGCAGACTCTCGGGCAATGAGGTCGGCACCCTGCTGGGCTGGCGTGCAGCCGAGAAGCTCTCTCGCACGGGGCGCATCGGTGCTCTCGCAGCATCCGTTGTGAGCAGTCCTGCCCTTCGATTCATCGCGGCCCGCTATGACCTGCCCTATTCCGACACCCTCACGGGCTTCAAATGGGTCTCTCGCGTCGACGACCTGGCCTATGGCTACGAGGAGGCCCTGGGTTACCTCGTCGACCCCGACAAGGTTCGCGACAAGGACGGCATCTCCGCCGCCCTCGACTTTCTCGCCCTCGTTTCTGAGCTTGAATCGGCGGGCAGCAACCTCGCCGAGCATCAGGCTAGGTTCGACGCCGAGTTCGGCGCATTCGCGTCGTCGCAGGTGTCGGTCCGCGTAACGGATACGAGCGTGATTGGCTCCACAATGGCCAGGCTGCGACAGACCCCTCCGACGGTGCTGGGGTCGCTCGCGGTCACCTCGATCGACGACTTCGTTAACGGGCTCGACGACTTTGCCCCCAGCGACATCCTGCGCATCAGTCTGCAGGGTGGATCTCGGGTTATCGTGCGCCCCAGCGGCACCGAGCCCAAACTCAAGGTCTATATCGACGCGGCCGTTGCCGAGGGCCCCGCTCGTCTGCGTCGCGCTGCGGCTCAGACCATCGTCGACGAGCTGGAGCAGGCAGTTCGGGTTCTCGTCGCGTAG
- a CDS encoding purine-nucleoside phosphorylase, which yields MVEQHPLSDPTADPFEIAARAASEIADKTGVERHDIALTLGSGWAKAADLIGETTATIPATEITGFSKPALEGHVGSIRSVLLPSGKRALVIGARTHYYESHGVRRVVHSVRTAAATGASIMILTNGAGGIKETWKPGTPVLISDHINLTADSPLEGATFVDLTDLYSSRLRAIAKGIDPSLDEGVYTQFRGPHYETPAEVQMAKIIGGDIVGMSTALEAIAARQAGMEVLGMSLITNLAAGIQKTPLSHAEVIEAGRDAEPVISRLLASIVEAL from the coding sequence ATGGTTGAACAGCACCCTCTCTCAGACCCCACGGCCGACCCCTTCGAGATCGCGGCCCGGGCGGCGTCGGAGATCGCCGACAAGACAGGCGTCGAACGCCACGACATCGCCCTGACGCTGGGGTCTGGATGGGCCAAGGCCGCTGACCTCATCGGCGAAACGACCGCGACCATCCCCGCGACCGAGATCACCGGGTTCAGCAAGCCTGCCCTTGAAGGCCACGTGGGCTCCATCCGCTCCGTGCTGCTGCCGAGCGGCAAGCGCGCCCTCGTGATCGGCGCTCGCACCCACTACTACGAATCCCACGGAGTGCGCAGAGTCGTGCACAGCGTGCGCACGGCAGCGGCCACGGGTGCCTCGATCATGATCCTCACCAATGGCGCCGGGGGAATCAAAGAGACGTGGAAGCCCGGCACGCCCGTGCTCATTAGCGACCACATCAACCTCACGGCTGACTCTCCTCTCGAGGGCGCTACGTTTGTCGACCTGACCGATCTGTATTCGTCCCGCCTCAGGGCCATCGCTAAGGGCATCGACCCGAGCCTCGACGAAGGCGTCTACACGCAGTTCCGCGGGCCGCACTATGAGACGCCCGCCGAGGTTCAGATGGCCAAGATCATCGGTGGCGACATTGTGGGGATGTCGACGGCGCTCGAGGCGATCGCCGCCCGCCAGGCAGGCATGGAGGTTCTGGGCATGTCGCTCATCACGAACCTCGCCGCGGGCATCCAGAAGACCCCCCTGAGCCACGCAGAGGTCATCGAGGCCGGGCGCGACGCCGAGCCCGTGATTAGCCGCCTCCTCGCCTCAATCGTGGAGGCGCTGTGA
- a CDS encoding NAD(P)H-quinone dehydrogenase encodes MAYQFERTHRIAIIGGGPGGFEAALAGAQMGAEVTLVERVGVGGSAVLTDVVPSKTLIATAEAARAISDAGDLGVQFFSRDDSGRPVRPEVAVNLRAVNQRLLRLARQQSEDMKSQLVRAGVTIVQGDGRLDGPNNVVVSTGKDKARKDFDTIEADTVVVSVGARPRVLSSAMPDGERILTWTQLYNLDTIPEHLIVVGSGVTGAEFASAYNALGAEVTLISSRDQVLPGEDADAARVIEDVFTRAGMTVMNKSRAESIVRTDTGVVATLTDGRTVEGSHCLMAVGSIPNTAGIGLEDAGVQLTDSGHIRVNRVARTSMPSIYAAGDCSDFFPLASVASMQGRTAVYHAMGDAVNPTELRNVTSNIFTQPEIASVGWTQRQIEDGLAQGVIYKLPLVQNPRAKMMGIKHGFVKLFARTGSGTIIGGVVVAPRASDLILPISIAIEQRLTVDQVANAFAVYPSLSSSVTDAARALHIVN; translated from the coding sequence ATGGCCTACCAGTTTGAACGCACCCACCGAATCGCAATCATCGGAGGGGGGCCTGGCGGCTTCGAGGCGGCTCTCGCCGGGGCCCAAATGGGGGCAGAGGTCACTCTTGTCGAACGCGTGGGGGTGGGCGGCTCCGCCGTTCTCACTGACGTCGTGCCGAGCAAGACGCTCATCGCTACGGCAGAGGCCGCCCGCGCGATCAGCGACGCAGGGGATCTCGGCGTGCAGTTCTTTTCGCGCGACGACTCCGGGCGTCCCGTTCGCCCCGAGGTCGCGGTGAACCTGCGGGCCGTCAACCAGCGGCTACTTCGCCTCGCGCGGCAGCAGTCCGAAGACATGAAGTCGCAGCTTGTTCGTGCCGGGGTCACCATCGTTCAGGGCGACGGCCGGCTGGATGGGCCGAACAATGTTGTCGTTTCGACCGGCAAGGACAAGGCTCGCAAAGACTTCGACACGATCGAGGCCGACACCGTCGTCGTTTCGGTAGGCGCACGCCCCCGCGTGCTCAGCTCGGCCATGCCCGACGGGGAGCGCATCCTCACCTGGACCCAGCTCTACAACCTCGACACGATCCCCGAACATCTGATCGTGGTCGGCTCCGGCGTCACCGGTGCCGAGTTCGCCTCCGCCTATAACGCACTCGGTGCAGAGGTCACGCTGATCTCTAGCCGTGACCAGGTGCTCCCCGGCGAAGATGCGGATGCCGCCAGGGTGATTGAAGACGTCTTTACGCGGGCAGGCATGACGGTGATGAACAAGAGCCGCGCCGAGAGCATCGTGCGCACCGACACCGGTGTCGTGGCGACCCTGACCGACGGGCGCACCGTCGAGGGTAGCCACTGCCTCATGGCGGTCGGCTCGATCCCCAACACAGCGGGAATCGGGCTTGAGGATGCTGGCGTTCAGCTCACCGACTCCGGTCACATCCGCGTCAACCGAGTAGCGCGCACCTCGATGCCGTCGATCTATGCGGCCGGTGACTGCTCTGACTTCTTCCCTCTCGCATCCGTTGCCTCCATGCAGGGCCGCACGGCCGTCTACCATGCCATGGGCGACGCCGTAAACCCGACCGAGCTTCGCAATGTGACCTCCAACATCTTCACGCAGCCGGAGATCGCATCGGTGGGCTGGACGCAGCGTCAGATCGAGGACGGGCTCGCCCAGGGTGTGATCTACAAGCTGCCGCTCGTGCAGAACCCTCGCGCCAAGATGATGGGAATCAAGCACGGTTTCGTCAAGCTCTTCGCCCGCACAGGATCGGGAACCATCATCGGTGGCGTCGTGGTGGCGCCCAGGGCATCCGACCTCATCCTGCCGATCTCCATTGCGATCGAGCAGCGGCTCACCGTCGACCAGGTGGCGAACGCGTTCGCCGTCTACCCCTCGCTCTCGAGCAGCGTCACTGACGCGGCCAGGGCGCTGCACATCGTCAACTAG